CCATTCAACTCACTTTTCTTAAATCAGAATATATGTTTCTATTCCATGCTTTTATGTTGTCACTGGCTCCTACTTAGGTTAACAGGAACAAAAAGCAAGAAACTTACTAAGTTCCAGCAATCTTGGTGCTAATATGTGTTTTGTCCTCCTCATCAAGCTTTGCTAaaccaaaatctgatattttAGGGTTGAGATCCTTATCCAGTAAAACATTAGTAGCCTTAATGTCTCTATGCACAATCTTCAGCCTTGACTCTTCATGAAGATATGCCAATCCCCTGGCAATACCCACGCATATCTTGTGTCTTGTCCACCAATCCAACTTTAACTGAAATTCTTTAGGACCTTCAATTGTATCAGAAGACATCAAAGCTGCTTTACTGCCATGTCATTAACTGAAGTCAATCAAGCACAATGTGATAtcaaattaccaaataaagcGCGAGCAAGACTGTTATTTTCCATGTACTCGTAAACCAGCAAGAGTTGATTTCCTTCAATGCAGCATCCATAGAGTTTCACAAGATGTGGATGCTGAAGAGCAGAAATCGTCCCAATCTCAGTCAGGAACTCATTATTTCCTTGTTGTGATTTGGATGAAAGCTGCTTCACTGCTATAGTGGTGCCATCTGACAGAAAACCCTGCAATTCAACTTTGGCATCAAATCTATGTTGTGAAATTTGAGTTACATTGAATGATGCTTTCTACATATCTTCTCTCTTGGAAATTGGGGGAATTTGGTTAGCCAATTTTCTAGCATACCTTGTATACAGAACCAAAACCACCTTCTCCTATCTTATTGGCAGCGTCAAAATTGTTTGTGGCAGCTTTAATCTGTCGCAAGGTAAATAAACCAATTTGCAACGCTAGACCCTTCAAATCTGCAACACGTTTTGGAACTTCTATGAATTTGGAAAAGTCAACAGTTAAAGTATGTAATCTTTTATCTAACAAAGACGTATCAATTCCTTCTCAATATTCCAGAAAAcctttttgtgactttttggTCTGAGCAAGTTCAGTACAGAATAGCTTAGcatcttgaaaattattttctaggaaagtcTGGCATCAGTTGGCAGTATgtatttttgaaaagtaaaatgagATTGTCCCCAGGGTATTTAATagtgaaggaaaataaaaatcatacaGAGAACCCCCTTGCAAACGTAGGGTATGGTTTGTATGTTTTAATTTCTCATACACGTGAAGTTCCGGCAGCTATTTTTGGTGTCTTGAAACATAGACCTTGTGtgtatacacacacacacatctgAGAAACAATCTACCATCTCTCCCTATAACTATCTATTccttcattttttggatttctaaataaaaatttagttcGTTGAGCAAACCAAATGGTTCTATGACACTTTAGCTGTATATCGCCTAATATCTTTGGCTTTTTGCGTCGAATCAAATTCCCTATGGAATGCACAAATGTCATGCATCAACAGTTTTACGGGAACTGTAAATCTAGATGGAGCATTAATGATGCATTGTCATTACACTTTCCCCCACCAGGACAACTGTGCGATTTAgctgaaatataaatgaagCAATGGACTATCCTCCCTCTCCACCAGAATACAGAAGGGGGAAAATGTATTCAGAGTGCATAGAGTGCATAGCATTCTCATATTTCTTGACAAATACACGTGGACTAAATAGCGGAGATTCCAGGTAAGCAACTACCTTGGGCCATTTTATCTTTACGTCCAAGGCATCCTCTCCACCAAAGGATAACCAGGATAAGGAAAGCTACAAAAACTATAGCAGCCAGAATCCCAGTCACTGTGCCAGCAGATATGCTGGCTGGGGGATCAAAGCCTGCAatgaagaaagaacaaacaaatatttAACCAAAACTGTTCAGTTAAATGGGGTAGACGTAAATGCAGAAAAATATCTGTAGCTTCTCGTTGAACACAGAAAGAAATTGATGGAGAAcacaaaattgagaatcaagaGGACATAAAACTGCCCAGAGTACTCCACAGAAACTATCAGATAAATGAGCACGGGAAGATATCATCTATGGAATATGTAATACAAaatacaaagggaaaaagaacaaaaaaaaaaaaaaaaaatctactctTCATTCTCAAGGCTGTACTGTATAATACAGGCACAGTGGTCATAATCCATAGCGGAAAAGTGAAGGCTATCATTTCGTGGTCAAATGGAAGGATTAAAGATACATAGAGAAAACACGCTCAGATAGAAAGAACACAAAGCAACCTATAACCAATTTTCGACTCTAAGAGAATAATAATAGACCCTGGTCAGCAATTATGCATAATTGACTTGATCTATAGTGACATATACAAATGGCCTGAATCCAACAGTaggcatttgcaaccaaaccaAGTAACTGAATAGCCTATTGATGACTTCTGGTGCAAGAAAAAATATGGGTATTCTTTTCAACGTGAATATGAGTAACTTTCTGAACAGAGAAGCACCAAGTGAAACATGGAAGCATCCATCTGCGTACCAGGGTAGACGGAGATAGCAGATATAAGAGGACCATAGACTCCTTCATCAGGTATAACAGTGGTTCCTTTCCCAGCCCAATAGAAGCGTATCTCCAGAGTGCCCTTGGTCACATTGGCAGCAAAATTTCTCATGACCTCCTTTCCAACTCCACCTGCTTCAATCTCAATGTTGAAATCTTTCCACACCAATTTCCCCTGAAATAATATTTCATCTGATTCAAGTTGAGTGTCTCCACACTGAACAAGGTAAAACTTTTAGTCTCCATAGAATgtaaaaattgtgaaaaaatcATGATTTGCAAGTACGAGATATTTGGATAAACTTCCCAACCATAACATATTGAACGCATTATGTGCTTTATATATTAGAACCAGCACTCCATAATGCTCCGAGTTTACCtgtatataaatattaaaagctCTCCTTCCAAGGCTTTGATAACTTTTGTCGCCTGTGAACATTATCTCCGCAAAATGAAGGGTTACATTGTAGGGCCCATCCATCAGACAAAAACCGTAATAAGTTAGAGAGATGGCAGAACGTCGTGCTTCCATGTAAAGTTGGGCATTATTCATGGACAGTGTGGATGTGTTTTTAACTTCATCGCCAACTGCAGCGTTACCGTAATGGGAGAAGACACCAGTGCTACTGTAGGCCCAGTAATCATTCCTGAAGAAACTTGAAGGTGTAGCCACATGTGAGTCATCTTCGTATGTGGTGCCCCTTACTTTTGCTTTGCTCCCACCGCAATTTATGAAGAGGTTATACCGACCTGGATGGAGTAAAGAAGCAGCCACAGAGAAAATTCAGTTTCTTCTATTTGTTAATATGGAGTGGACTTTCCAGATACACTAAATAAGCTAGCATTCACTCATTGGAAAATTACATAGAAACTCCCGAGTTATGAGCAACCCATTATTTCATGCAGGTACCTTTTGAAATTGTTAGGGTAATTATGCATCAACCATCAAAGATTGACACAATAGCCAAGAGGAGAGTTGACAAGGAGATAAATTTGATGAGAAATTACACAGAGTAAGATGCAATATTAGAATCTGATGATAATGATAGGATATGTTAGAATAATTTAAATACAAAATCACGCattcatctaatagtttaagcttttaaaacagttggCTGTGATCTTATAAAATCtcatatggtatcagagctggatttcatgagttcaaatcttttgaagCCTCATTTGCCTCcctaattaaatatgtccacacttcatctaatagctcaaacttttagaacagttagcTACAGTCCCACAAAATTTCATAGGATATACAGCACGTCAATTTACTTTTTATACAACAATGACTCTGCAGCATATTAACTTACTTTTTGCACAGTGTTGACTCTGCAAACATGAGACAAGTCCACTTGTGGCAGAATATGAAGTTCTGAGCAAGTCAGCAAAGATTTTACTGttataatcatcatcattcttAATGAAGTTCGGTGCTAAGtacataaacaataaaaatgcgGGTCCTTGGAAATCCAAGTCTCTCGTTGAAAAGTTAATCGCAAACATACGCATTCTCAACCTTGGAGCTTGCGAACAAGTTGCTgtagagaaaagacaaaatcaacATTCAGCAGAGAAATGGAAATATTATACACAAACAGGATATAAGTTACTCAATAAGTGCACATTTGAGGGGAGCCCTGGACTGACTGAAGGAAGTAGGACATACACAGATCGTTCATGACATTCTGAGCCTCCAGCAGTGAAGTCGTTGTATGACAAATCACTACACAGAGAAACAGTCAACCAtttccaaaatctcatcaatttgaagaatacACTGAAAGTCATTCCatcaaacaatattttttttttttaataattccatCAAATGATTAGTATGTACAAAAATGCAGGCAAGTTGCAAAATATGGACAGGTAAGGCAAGATGAAAGGCAAAAACATCAcaagatgatgaaattgatattttattCCTACTGAAAATATCTTATCTTAGAATATGAAAAGGAGAAAGACTAACTGAAGTAAACGGAGACTTTAAAACTATTTATAGTTTATAAAAACTTTTTTACTCAGTAACAGTACCACAGTCATGATGTCTAAGGCAAAGAGGCTTAAATAGAACTGTGATTCCACCTATTACTACATTGCGTCTTCTAATAAGAATTTATCCAGACCACATTTATCTGTTTAAACTACCTCACAAGAGCTTCATTCCTACACCGATAAGATAATATCAACTTCTCCTAAGTACACTCATTTTGGTTGTAGAGTTTCTCAAATACACAAACCCATAAAAACATTGTTATCAGCAAGAAATAGCCCAAGCAACTAATCATATACTGCAGGTGATACGTTAGACAAACTTTCAAAGAGGATTAATAGGAGgtaaaaattttccaaacatAATTTTAATCATTGCAATAGGTCTGAAAATGATCTACAGCTGGGAATGGCTTTTTGTATAGGGGAAAATGGAGATAACTAGGCACTTCCAAGAAAATCCACTTTATATTCtttcatgcatatcatacaGTTCAGCCTCTTTTGTTACATACATGCATTCAATTAACAGATCCAAGGTACTTATGATGTTTCCATTTATCTCCAAAGGCTACTAACCATAAAGATGCAAGATGTGAATGCATAATTGCTTGGTACAGAGCAAGATTAGCCAGAAAAGCTAGAAGCAAATTCATGATTAAACAAGATATTTTCTTCAGGCAGCGAAGCTTAcacattttttcctttcaccaGGATCCAATGAGGGACTTCTCCAGTCAACTGGTTTCCAGTTAGATACCTAAACAAGATTATTTGAATGAGTCAGCTCCTCATGTACTTTATACACTCTAACTGAAAATTATTTAAGACTTATACCTCAAAAATGCATTATTTAGCAGATTATTAGCATTTGTTTACTAGTGGTGTAGAAAAAAATCAGTTCAAGTCATGATAACAATATAGAGCTTTCAGCTAGAGATGaaagattaaggaaatcaatgACAGAGGAAGACCCTGATCCCTGCGAAACTTGGAGTGCCTGGAGAAAGATTACCATAACAGTAGTACACAAAGCTGGACTAGTGAAGGGTACCTCCAAATTAGCTTATCAACTATTTCCTCGTGATAATGTTTTTGTCCTTCTaagacataaaataaataattaaggaaGGCGTGCCATTGTCAAGCTTCAATCGTTGGGAGAAAGATGAAAACCAATGTTAAACAGTCCAAGAAGCTTAGGACTACAGTTTCTCATCATTCTCAAAACTAGGGATAAGATACCAAGGTCCTCCATAGAACTTCTAAATAGCACTTAAGAGCTGCACTCACCAAACTTCTAGAGCCATTGTTGTGGAAAGAACCAAGTAGAGACCCTAAGGACTTTTGCTATATTTAATCTCCTATACATCATAAAATAGGCACACAGGACATGCATTGAGTACAGAAACATACAACTGTCAAACACTAAAGTATCACTGATCCATTTAACTCTTCCAGCGTAAACAAATAACTTTTTGAAACTTGTGAATCATGCGAAGAAATGATCAAAAGGGCTGTCTTTAAGCAACAGAATATCAACAATCTACACCTGCTCCATGACTAAAGTCCCACCAAAATAATTACTTGACAATAATCATAAATTCTTAACCCAATTCATTACAAAATTTGGATGGTGAAGTAATAAGCATTCACAACCTGAGGACTTTGaaagttaaaaaatgaatatgttATCATGGTCTAAGTTCTATTGATAGCTCAACTACTTTATGGTAAAAGTTGCCTGTAGCTTGACCACTAGAACAACTTGAGACATTAGATTCTCctacaaaatacaaaaagaagcCTAAGTTCAGCATCGAAGTACTTACATATGTTCTACTTTTTCCAGGCTGTTGTAGGATTTAGGGATTTCGCCACTCAGTTTGTTGAAGCTGAGGTCTCTGCAAAGCAAGTTTATGTGAATTTATATTGAGAAGATACTTTTAACTGACTCCCTCAGGACACTCTTTGCGCATACTTCAAACGATTGTACAAACAGAGACAACATCAATGAACATGCAAAGTCCAGTTCAGATGTTTAGACATACAGGTCAACTGTCTAGTGCCTAAGCTTTCTACTAGACATTCATCTCCAGAGGCATTCATTGCCTAAATCCAAGTTTCAAGTTGGTCACATGCTATAAGTATACAAAACTGCTGTAAATCAAATTTACAAAAtggaaatttcaatttatataacTAGAAATGCTATTTGGGCACTAAATTGAGTGCATCCCGAGGAATGCACCATATTATAGTTCAGATTGGGAGATTTCACTAATTTAATAGGACCGAAACTAAAGCTAATCATAATTTGTTGAAAACATCTCCTTCACGATATATTATTTATGAACAAAGGGATGCTGACTCAATACTAGGGTACTTAGAAAAGGAAATATCAGCTAcagtgaataaataaataaagaacaaaatgaGGATTTCAAAACACAGGTTAGGGAAATATCAGCCGCAGCAGAACCACAGAAATTTGGTCATTCAAGAATGtcagaaaaacaagaaattaaagctccgtttgttttgtggaaaatgtaacgtttttagaaaatgttttccatgaagttatttttttagGAAGATGAAAATATTCCGGTGCTTGACTGAAATCCTAAAAATacccggaaaatattttccgtcgTTTAGCatggaaaatttaatttgattttctaggaaaaattgccaaaaagttcgaatttttaatttatttttttaatcattttcttttaacttctTCCTCGGAACAAACATTTCATTAACTAAGGATCCGAACTTGAGCACCAAGGACCTACACACGGCCATCACGGACTCAACCTAAGTGCTGGGGACTAGAGCTTGAGTGTCAAAGACCCAAGCACTGCTTTTATGTACTTGGGGTCGGGTAATGGGGCATTGGGCCTAGGCACCAAGGCTTCGGGCCCAGCCTTGATGAACTAGGCCCGGGCACTGAAGACCTAGTCCTGAATGCCGAGGACCAAGAACCAAGCATTGGGGTTCCCGTGTCGAAGTAAAGAGTTACGGGTCCAAGCACCGATACCAACT
The sequence above is drawn from the Eucalyptus grandis isolate ANBG69807.140 chromosome 11, ASM1654582v1, whole genome shotgun sequence genome and encodes:
- the LOC104427581 gene encoding LOW QUALITY PROTEIN: probable leucine-rich repeat receptor-like serine/threonine-protein kinase At3g14840 (The sequence of the model RefSeq protein was modified relative to this genomic sequence to represent the inferred CDS: deleted 1 base in 1 codon); this translates as MMTILFSARYLFSMLVLLIISNLAAAATLLPQEEVDGLKEVAKMLGKLDWDFDADPCGVGGGWGVNKDVNTTINAVTCHNSTDAHNNTISHIYSIARIKPSCRCENRALQGQSLAGTLPPRLFRLPFLEYFDVSRNYLNGTIPKEWGSTNLNGISVLGNRLTGPIPKELGNISTLKYLIVESNWLSGPLPTELGNLSRLYALGLRSNNFTGELPQTFVNFTKLYVLGLGDNQFTGKIPDFIQNLTNLRTLIIQGSGLQGPIPSGIALLEHLTDLRISDVDGPESHVPQFNSIYIEILILRSCNLTGELPGYLANLTNLYMLDLSFNKLSGEIPKSYNSLEKVEHMYLTGNQLTGEVPHWILVKGKNVDLSYNDFTAGGSECHERSVNLFASSKVENATSYSATSGLVSCLQSQHCAKSRYNLFINCGGSKAKVRGTTYEDDSHVATPSSFFRNDYWAYSSTGVFSHYGNAAVGDEVKNTSTLSMNNAQLYMEARRSAISLTYYGFCLMDGPYNVTLHFAEIMFTGDKSYQSLGRRAFNIYIQGKLVWKDFNIEIEAGGVGKEVMRNFAANVTKGTLEIRFYWAGKGTTVIPDEGVYGPLISAISVYPGFDPPASISAGTVTGILAAIVFVAFLILVILWWRGCLGRKDKMAQDLKGLALQIGLFTLRQIKAATNNFDAANKIGEGGFGSVYKGFLSDGTTIAVKQLSSKSQQGNNEFLTEIGTISALQHPHLVKLYGCCIEGNQLLLVYEYMENNSLARALFGPKEFQLKLDWWTRHKICVGIARGLAYLHEESRLKIVHRDIKATNVLLDKDLNPKISDFGLAKLDEEDKTHISTKIAGTYGYMAPEYAMHGYLTDKADIYSFGIVALEVVSGQSNTSSQKPEECFILLDWAHFLKEKGNLIELVDPRLGSHFDKEEALALIKVALMCTNVTPALRPPMSYVVSVLDSAGAIMTEEKIEAMRKHFRGDEHQAVGENITKSMSIEGPWTGTASSASGNDLYPVLLDTDYWHKRE